In one window of Gemmatimonadota bacterium DNA:
- a CDS encoding glycosyltransferase family 39 protein — translation MAIVAALGTFMSLRNSLWYDEACTLATTAAGPGDALRRALRFEQQPPLYFLLAWSWRVMHPSVEFLRLLSVVISLGTITLLARISRDLRIGSRGWDLALLGALTPQLLWAASEARVYALAILSVTASTWLFLRLLDPDRPMRDRDLLAYAAVSYLGLLTFYYTGFVLLGHAIAALRSSRAREMTVALGAVGLLFLPWIPGVLDQLQARLNYLPPLDWTALPPGPTLARAAGGWSLATVVESIFRFTPFMRTPAGLALVLASVAGVLAARLRRGSRRLGGTEGQMLLAAATPVGVLLLLRVTNLSLVEERHWVVAVPGLLLLPGLVLAGAAPGWPRRVASALLLATFALGTVSYARNYRGQADWKAVGRYLNMNIHAADPVLLFATDGALPLAYYFPRSNPVYTLPVPNWKRPRAQLEMRPSDEGIARQVLAEAREAGAFWIVERGAIAADSALVTLGRYTGDSLATTDQVQLGRTRVRRLAVIPGDQARR, via the coding sequence GTGGCCATCGTCGCCGCCCTCGGCACCTTCATGAGCCTGCGGAACAGCCTGTGGTACGACGAGGCCTGCACCCTCGCGACCACGGCCGCCGGGCCCGGCGACGCGCTGCGCCGGGCGCTGCGCTTCGAGCAGCAGCCGCCACTCTATTTCCTGCTGGCGTGGAGCTGGCGGGTGATGCACCCGTCTGTCGAGTTCCTGCGCCTGCTGTCCGTCGTGATCAGCCTGGGGACGATCACGCTGCTCGCCCGGATCTCGCGGGACCTGCGCATCGGATCGCGGGGCTGGGACCTGGCGCTGCTCGGCGCGCTCACCCCGCAACTCCTCTGGGCGGCCTCCGAGGCGCGGGTGTACGCCCTCGCCATCCTCTCGGTCACCGCGAGCACCTGGCTGTTCCTGCGGCTGCTCGACCCCGACCGCCCCATGCGGGACCGCGACCTGCTCGCCTACGCCGCGGTCTCCTACCTGGGCCTGCTCACCTTCTACTACACCGGCTTCGTGCTGCTGGGCCACGCGATCGCGGCGCTCCGCTCCTCCCGCGCCCGGGAGATGACCGTGGCGCTGGGCGCCGTCGGCCTGCTCTTCCTCCCCTGGATCCCGGGGGTCCTGGACCAGCTGCAGGCGCGGCTCAACTACCTCCCACCGCTCGACTGGACCGCGCTCCCGCCCGGGCCGACGCTGGCCCGCGCGGCGGGCGGCTGGTCCCTCGCCACGGTCGTCGAGTCCATCTTCCGGTTCACGCCGTTCATGCGGACGCCGGCCGGGCTGGCGCTGGTCCTGGCCAGTGTCGCGGGCGTCCTCGCCGCGCGGCTGCGCCGCGGCAGCCGGCGGCTGGGCGGCACCGAGGGCCAGATGCTCCTCGCCGCCGCCACGCCGGTCGGCGTGCTGCTGCTGCTGCGGGTGACCAACCTCTCCCTGGTGGAGGAGCGGCACTGGGTGGTGGCGGTCCCCGGCCTGCTGCTCCTGCCGGGCCTGGTGCTGGCCGGCGCCGCGCCCGGATGGCCGCGCCGGGTCGCCAGCGCGCTGCTGCTGGCGACCTTTGCGCTCGGCACGGTCAGCTACGCGCGCAACTACCGCGGCCAGGCCGACTGGAAGGCGGTGGGCCGGTACCTCAACATGAACATCCATGCCGCCGACCCGGTGCTCTTGTTTGCCACCGACGGCGCGCTCCCGCTGGCGTACTACTTTCCCCGCTCCAACCCGGTCTACACGTTGCCGGTGCCGAACTGGAAGCGGCCGCGCGCCCAGCTGGAGATGCGGCCCTCGGACGAGGGCATCGCGCGGCAGGTCCTGGCCGAGGCTCGCGAGGCCGGAGCGTTCTGGATCGTGGAGCGTGGCGCAATCGCGGCGGATTCCGCGCTGGTGACGCTCGGGCGATACACCGGCGACTCGCTCGCGACGACGGACCAGGTGCAACTGGGCCGGACCCGGGTGCGCCGCCTGGCGGTCATTCCCGGGGATCAGGCCAGGCGATAG
- a CDS encoding glycosyltransferase family 39 protein, whose translation MPHTPPRPPLLRRRRHDLLALALVLLVALLPRIVELGADPPARVLGAFLSDEGWWAQNARQRVLFGEWVMDEHNPALFAAPAYTAALTLTYQLAGLGLTQTRLLSALAGALACGVFYLGLRAVMPTRRALPPALLLALGGFGILLSRMALVETLQLAFAILAMAGVLAATRYPPLGALGGLGLVGAVLSKPNAVILAPVFAVAWWFDYRQRRRTEEPLRPLALQIAAFSGAVACSVVAVLVFFIWPNWIAVRDQLAVSLANVTTQNNRLADGGVLVFFLPFLSLRPSLLFLEGVVPMLGLALLAWRRVARPLAEPLDAAERLGWAWWWGVLAYVASQAYQPDRRFLLLVPAVALLGARGLFERDAGASTAPAPVWRGACGGALAGAVLGLYVMAWGIPPLVALTSGLHVGGEDGISVYPMQLGLWHLAVLGGAAIGAWLAPRPGAWRWSVPAGAWVVLFALTEPLSIARDLLRPSFSERDAARAIAQVSRVLRPERRVMTGFLANSLALESDIFPFYIRNEPGIGAAMNLDGWERFRPTLAVTAARNGVRMGLPLDPARHGLRPLCRIPLWHEVRNATPIEVTLWLTPDQPPPACPPPARPVAGGRALPPVP comes from the coding sequence ATGCCCCACACCCCGCCGCGCCCGCCGCTGCTCCGTCGCCGGCGGCACGACCTGCTCGCGCTCGCGCTGGTCCTGCTGGTCGCGCTGCTGCCCCGGATCGTGGAGCTCGGCGCTGATCCGCCGGCCCGGGTCCTCGGCGCGTTCCTCAGCGACGAGGGCTGGTGGGCCCAGAATGCGCGGCAGCGGGTGCTGTTCGGCGAATGGGTCATGGACGAGCACAACCCGGCCCTCTTCGCCGCGCCCGCCTACACCGCGGCCCTGACCCTCACCTACCAGCTCGCGGGCCTGGGCCTGACGCAGACCCGACTGCTCAGCGCGCTCGCCGGGGCCCTCGCGTGCGGGGTCTTCTACCTGGGCCTGCGGGCCGTGATGCCCACCCGTCGCGCCCTGCCTCCCGCGCTGCTGCTCGCCCTCGGCGGCTTCGGGATCCTGCTCAGCCGCATGGCACTGGTCGAAACGCTGCAGCTGGCCTTTGCCATCCTGGCCATGGCCGGCGTGCTGGCCGCGACCCGCTATCCCCCGCTCGGGGCCCTCGGCGGCCTGGGGCTGGTCGGGGCCGTGCTCAGCAAGCCCAATGCCGTCATCCTGGCGCCGGTGTTCGCCGTGGCCTGGTGGTTCGACTATCGGCAACGGCGCCGGACCGAGGAGCCGCTGCGCCCCCTGGCCCTGCAGATCGCCGCATTCTCGGGCGCCGTGGCCTGCAGCGTGGTGGCGGTCCTGGTCTTCTTCATCTGGCCCAACTGGATCGCGGTGCGGGACCAGCTGGCGGTGAGCCTGGCCAACGTCACCACCCAGAACAACCGGCTCGCTGATGGCGGCGTGCTGGTGTTCTTCCTGCCCTTCCTGAGCCTTCGTCCCAGCCTGCTCTTCCTCGAAGGTGTGGTGCCGATGCTGGGGCTGGCGCTGCTGGCCTGGCGGCGGGTGGCGCGCCCCCTGGCCGAGCCGCTCGACGCCGCGGAACGGCTGGGCTGGGCCTGGTGGTGGGGCGTCCTCGCGTACGTGGCGAGTCAGGCCTACCAGCCCGACCGGCGGTTCCTGCTGCTGGTGCCCGCGGTGGCGCTGCTCGGCGCGCGGGGGCTGTTCGAGCGGGATGCGGGTGCATCCACGGCGCCGGCGCCGGTCTGGCGCGGCGCCTGCGGCGGCGCGCTCGCGGGGGCCGTGCTCGGGCTCTACGTCATGGCGTGGGGGATCCCGCCGCTCGTGGCCCTCACGTCGGGGCTGCACGTCGGGGGAGAGGATGGCATCTCGGTGTACCCCATGCAGCTGGGGCTGTGGCACCTGGCCGTGCTGGGCGGCGCCGCCATCGGCGCCTGGCTTGCCCCGCGGCCGGGGGCGTGGCGGTGGTCGGTGCCGGCCGGCGCGTGGGTGGTGCTCTTTGCCCTGACCGAACCGCTGAGCATTGCGCGGGACCTGCTGCGGCCAAGCTTCTCGGAGCGTGATGCCGCCCGCGCGATCGCGCAGGTGTCACGGGTGCTCCGGCCCGAACGGCGGGTGATGACCGGCTTCCTGGCCAACTCCCTCGCCCTCGAGAGCGACATCTTCCCGTTCTACATCCGGAACGAGCCCGGCATCGGTGCCGCGATGAACCTCGATGGCTGGGAGCGGTTCCGCCCGACCCTCGCGGTCACCGCCGCACGCAACGGCGTGCGGATGGGCCTGCCGCTCGACCCGGCGCGCCACGGCCTGCGGCCGCTGTGCCGGATCCCGCTCTGGCACGAGGTGCGCAACGCGACCCCGATCGAGGTCACCCTCTGGTTGACTCCGGACCAGCCGCCGCCGGCCTGTCCCCCGCCCGCGCGGCCGGTGGCGGGAGGCCGGGCCCTGCCCCCCGTGCCGTGA
- a CDS encoding lipopolysaccharide biosynthesis protein — translation MDRIPDTPAPVPPATPDRRGLDRALIHGVAWTGAFRWITQLLNWGITIALARVLSPADYGLYGYATLYVNLVQLVNEFGLGAAIVRRRDLDDHQISALGGLSMALGLCLFGLSFLTAPLVAAFFNAPDLRWPLVLLSGLFITTALKVLPKSLLSRDLQFRRVASLDAIEAGCQGVATLILALLGFRFWSLMAGMVLGAVVSATLALMWRPHRIAWPRRWSEVSSAVGFGTHIMVSRLAWYAYSNADNAVVGKRLGQVLLGAYNHAWTLASLPVDRISGLVAQVTPAIFSAVQHDLPALRRYLLKVTEGLALLTFPLAFGLASITDLFVVVVLGDRWWPAIAPLAILTFYGGLRSITATYPHVLQAVGQSGLAMRLNLLGIAILLPLFLIGSHWGLAGVAMGWVVGYPFLVLVQFRAVQRAAGLGFGEYLDAVRPPLIASVAMAAVVLAVRLVMPGTWSDAWHLGAAVLAGAVAYPAVMLLAFGDRLSSLKALAREIRK, via the coding sequence ATGGATCGGATCCCTGACACCCCGGCCCCAGTCCCCCCGGCGACGCCCGACCGGCGGGGGCTCGATCGCGCCCTGATTCACGGGGTCGCCTGGACCGGTGCCTTCCGCTGGATCACCCAGCTGCTCAACTGGGGCATCACGATCGCGCTTGCCAGAGTGCTCAGCCCCGCGGACTACGGTCTGTACGGTTACGCCACCCTGTACGTCAATCTGGTGCAGCTGGTCAACGAGTTCGGGCTCGGCGCCGCGATCGTCCGTCGCCGTGACCTCGACGATCACCAGATCTCCGCCCTGGGCGGGCTATCGATGGCACTCGGGCTCTGTCTGTTCGGCCTCTCGTTCCTCACTGCGCCCCTGGTCGCAGCCTTCTTCAACGCGCCCGACCTGCGCTGGCCGCTGGTGCTGCTGAGCGGCCTGTTCATCACCACCGCCCTGAAGGTACTGCCGAAGTCGCTGCTCTCGCGCGATCTCCAGTTCCGCCGGGTGGCCTCGCTCGACGCGATCGAGGCCGGCTGCCAGGGCGTGGCCACCCTCATCCTGGCGCTGCTCGGTTTCCGCTTCTGGTCCCTGATGGCCGGGATGGTGCTCGGCGCCGTGGTGAGCGCCACACTCGCCCTCATGTGGCGGCCCCATCGCATCGCCTGGCCCCGTAGGTGGAGCGAGGTGAGCAGCGCGGTGGGCTTTGGCACCCACATCATGGTGTCCCGCCTGGCCTGGTACGCGTATTCGAACGCCGACAATGCCGTGGTCGGCAAGCGGCTGGGACAGGTGCTGCTCGGCGCCTACAACCACGCGTGGACCCTCGCCAGCCTCCCGGTGGATCGCATCAGCGGCCTGGTGGCCCAGGTCACCCCCGCAATCTTCTCCGCGGTCCAGCACGACCTCCCGGCCCTGCGGCGCTACCTGCTCAAAGTGACCGAGGGGCTCGCGCTGCTCACTTTCCCGCTGGCATTCGGGCTGGCCTCCATCACCGACCTCTTCGTGGTGGTGGTCCTCGGCGATCGCTGGTGGCCCGCGATCGCGCCCCTGGCGATCCTGACATTCTACGGCGGACTGCGCTCCATCACCGCCACCTACCCCCACGTGCTGCAGGCGGTCGGGCAGTCCGGGCTGGCCATGCGGCTCAATCTGCTCGGCATCGCGATCCTGCTGCCGCTGTTCCTGATCGGGTCCCACTGGGGGCTGGCCGGGGTGGCGATGGGCTGGGTGGTGGGCTACCCGTTCCTCGTGCTGGTCCAGTTCCGCGCGGTCCAGCGGGCGGCCGGACTGGGCTTCGGCGAGTACCTCGACGCCGTGCGGCCGCCCCTGATCGCCTCGGTGGCGATGGCCGCGGTCGTACTGGCCGTCCGGCTCGTGATGCCGGGCACCTGGTCCGACGCCTGGCATCTCGGCGCGGCCGTGCTCGCGGGCGCCGTGGCCTACCCTGCCGTTATGCTGCTTGCCTTCGGCGACCGCCTGAGCAGCCTCAAAGCCCTGGCCCGGGAGATCCGGAAATGA
- a CDS encoding polysaccharide deacetylase family protein, with product MSLKSLVERGLLHSGAAALHRRRMRGWALVLAYHNILPEGVLPAGDRSLHLPVRRFAEQLDALTAVADVVPLAELDTAITTGRPRVAITFDDAYLGAVTAGFDALAQRGLPATLFVCPGMLDGVTFWWDALAGAELAPAHRDHALTHCQGRQAEVLAWARGAGLPVATMPAPCRSAPMEAVMALARRPGATLGSHTWGHPSLPRLDGALLAEELARPLAWLREHVGAPAPVLSYPYGHSSPAVAAAAAAAGYTMGLLVEGGWRGPEHHALAVPRYNVPAGLSLEGFQLRLAGLLCR from the coding sequence GTGAGCCTCAAGTCGCTGGTCGAGCGTGGCCTCCTCCATTCCGGCGCCGCGGCGCTGCACCGGCGGCGGATGCGCGGCTGGGCACTGGTTCTTGCCTACCACAATATCCTGCCGGAGGGCGTGCTGCCCGCGGGCGACCGCTCGCTGCACCTGCCGGTGCGACGCTTCGCCGAGCAGCTCGATGCGCTCACCGCCGTCGCTGACGTGGTCCCTCTGGCCGAGCTCGATACCGCCATCACCACTGGCCGGCCACGGGTGGCGATTACCTTCGATGACGCATATCTCGGCGCGGTCACTGCAGGCTTCGATGCCCTGGCGCAGCGGGGGTTGCCCGCGACCCTGTTCGTGTGCCCCGGGATGCTGGACGGGGTGACCTTCTGGTGGGACGCCCTCGCCGGCGCGGAGCTGGCCCCTGCGCACCGTGACCACGCCCTGACGCACTGTCAGGGGCGCCAGGCGGAGGTCCTCGCCTGGGCGCGCGGGGCCGGGCTCCCGGTGGCCACGATGCCGGCCCCCTGCCGCAGTGCGCCGATGGAGGCGGTCATGGCGCTGGCCCGCCGCCCCGGTGCGACCCTCGGGTCGCATACGTGGGGTCACCCCAGCCTCCCGCGGCTCGATGGGGCGCTCCTCGCCGAGGAACTGGCCCGGCCACTGGCGTGGCTCCGCGAGCACGTCGGTGCGCCCGCCCCAGTACTCAGCTACCCGTACGGCCACAGTTCCCCGGCGGTGGCGGCCGCGGCGGCGGCCGCTGGGTACACGATGGGGCTGCTGGTCGAGGGCGGGTGGCGGGGACCGGAGCACCATGCGCTGGCCGTGCCGCGGTATAACGTGCCGGCCGGCCTCTCGCTCGAGGGGTTCCAGCTGCGCCTCGCGGGGCTGCTGTGCCGGTGA
- a CDS encoding sulfotransferase, protein MSLDRPIVIVGVGRSGSTVFHHLFTRHPHVAWLADLEDRWAYKPWINRLVLRGVDLPLLGRGFRHTFDPGESYPFWDAVFPGFTMPHRDLRADDLLPHVQRALLARCATVPTGARQRLLFKVTGWPRVGFFKALFPDVRLIHVSRDGRPVTASMLRMPWWSGWRGPEGWGWGELSAEHRAEWERHHRSFVALGGIQWKILMEAMEEGKRAVAPTEVLELRYEDICRDPIAAYRSAVAFAGLEWTPGFDAVVRAHPFRSENDRWRRDLTAEQQVVLESVLAPALARYGFGGAPPTR, encoded by the coding sequence ATGAGTCTCGACCGGCCAATCGTGATCGTGGGTGTCGGGCGGAGCGGCTCGACCGTCTTTCACCACCTGTTCACCCGGCACCCCCACGTGGCCTGGCTTGCCGATCTCGAGGATCGCTGGGCCTACAAGCCGTGGATCAACCGGCTGGTGCTGCGGGGCGTGGACCTGCCGCTGCTGGGCCGCGGCTTCCGGCACACCTTCGACCCGGGGGAATCGTACCCGTTCTGGGACGCGGTCTTCCCGGGTTTCACCATGCCCCACCGTGACCTCCGGGCCGACGACCTGCTGCCGCACGTGCAGCGGGCCCTCCTGGCCCGCTGCGCCACCGTGCCCACCGGGGCCCGCCAGCGGCTGCTCTTCAAGGTCACCGGTTGGCCGCGGGTGGGGTTCTTCAAGGCGCTGTTCCCGGACGTGCGCCTGATCCACGTCTCGCGCGATGGCCGTCCGGTGACGGCCTCGATGCTGCGGATGCCCTGGTGGAGTGGCTGGCGGGGCCCGGAAGGGTGGGGCTGGGGGGAACTCTCCGCGGAGCACCGCGCCGAGTGGGAACGGCACCACCGCTCCTTCGTCGCCCTCGGTGGCATCCAGTGGAAGATCCTGATGGAGGCGATGGAGGAGGGAAAGCGCGCCGTGGCGCCCACCGAGGTGCTGGAACTGCGCTACGAGGACATCTGCCGCGACCCGATCGCCGCCTATCGCTCCGCGGTCGCCTTCGCCGGGCTGGAGTGGACGCCGGGGTTCGACGCGGTGGTCCGGGCCCACCCCTTCCGCAGCGAAAACGACCGGTGGCGCCGCGACCTCACCGCGGAGCAGCAGGTGGTGCTGGAGTCGGTGCTGGCGCCGGCGCTGGCGCGCTACGGCTTCGGGGGGGCACCACCGACTCGATGA
- a CDS encoding glycosyltransferase, whose protein sequence is MTLHVLLVSYFYPPAPEVGGLRAAKVAAALRARGHRVTVLTACLPNEGARIRVEEPGLRVETVVPWRHPQQAWHDWRTRAAPTQGEPAPPAAAPANRGWDPEERVPRWKRWILSFLWLPDYRQGFIPAVTRAARKRLAADPADVLYTTAPPFSTHLAGLWLAWRTGLPWITEFRDPWSDNPWKPARLRSRPAEAVGRWLEHACLRASVRVIPVSDGIAGLLAAKLPPALRARVETVRNGIDDLAPVPEAPLPGAPLRITYVGSFYLDRDPRLFLEALATVVARHPGIRDRLLVDFVGHCRSFGTVDVEAEVRRLDLEDRVTFRDWVPHEESRRLVGGASLLLLLARGQPVQIPNKLYEYLGTRRPILAFVDAEGECAVMLRQVGGHQVVTDTDAGTAVLALERALGLVADPTARAPDAGLLSQWTSAVQMRRLVELIESVVPPRSRSAPAPAPAPTPAPPAAPR, encoded by the coding sequence ATGACGCTGCACGTGCTCCTGGTGAGCTACTTCTATCCGCCGGCGCCCGAGGTGGGGGGCCTCCGCGCCGCCAAGGTCGCGGCCGCGCTCCGCGCCCGGGGCCACCGGGTCACGGTGCTCACCGCCTGCCTCCCGAACGAGGGGGCGCGGATCCGGGTGGAGGAGCCGGGGCTGCGCGTGGAGACGGTGGTCCCGTGGCGGCATCCGCAGCAGGCGTGGCACGACTGGCGGACCCGCGCCGCGCCGACTCAGGGGGAGCCCGCGCCGCCTGCCGCGGCGCCCGCCAATCGTGGCTGGGACCCTGAGGAGCGGGTGCCGCGGTGGAAACGCTGGATCCTCTCGTTCCTCTGGCTGCCGGACTACCGCCAGGGCTTCATCCCGGCCGTGACCCGTGCCGCACGCAAGCGGCTCGCGGCCGACCCGGCAGACGTCCTCTACACCACGGCCCCACCCTTCTCCACCCACCTGGCGGGCCTCTGGCTGGCGTGGCGCACCGGGTTGCCGTGGATCACCGAGTTTCGTGATCCGTGGAGCGACAATCCGTGGAAGCCAGCCCGGCTCCGGAGCCGCCCGGCGGAGGCGGTGGGCCGCTGGCTCGAGCACGCTTGCCTGCGGGCCTCGGTGCGCGTCATCCCCGTCTCCGACGGGATCGCGGGACTGCTGGCCGCCAAGCTGCCGCCAGCGCTGCGGGCCAGGGTCGAGACGGTCCGGAATGGCATCGACGACCTAGCGCCGGTGCCGGAGGCGCCCCTGCCGGGCGCCCCGCTCCGGATCACCTACGTCGGGTCGTTCTACCTCGACCGGGACCCGCGGCTCTTCCTGGAGGCGCTGGCCACGGTGGTGGCGCGGCACCCGGGGATCCGGGACCGCCTGCTGGTGGACTTCGTGGGGCACTGCCGGAGCTTCGGGACCGTCGACGTGGAGGCCGAGGTACGCCGGCTCGACCTCGAGGACCGCGTCACCTTCCGCGACTGGGTGCCGCACGAGGAGAGCCGTCGGCTGGTCGGCGGGGCGTCACTCCTGCTGCTGCTGGCCCGCGGACAGCCGGTGCAGATTCCCAACAAGCTCTACGAATACCTGGGGACCCGCCGGCCGATCCTGGCCTTCGTGGACGCGGAGGGGGAATGTGCGGTCATGCTGCGACAGGTGGGCGGGCACCAGGTCGTCACCGACACCGACGCTGGCACGGCGGTGCTGGCCCTGGAGCGCGCCCTGGGCCTCGTCGCCGACCCCACTGCGCGCGCCCCCGACGCGGGGCTGCTCTCGCAGTGGACCAGCGCGGTGCAGATGCGCCGGCTGGTCGAGCTCATCGAGTCGGTGGTGCCCCCCCGAAGCCGTAGCGCGCCAGCGCCGGCGCCAGCACCGACTCCAGCACCACCTGCTGCTCCGCGGTGA
- a CDS encoding sulfotransferase, protein MTAPPFFIVGFQRSGTTLLRLMLDNHPDIAIPLDTVGLWARYEDRLADYGGLADEAEVGRMVRDILADERIRLWQVPLAADHILALRRYPGLPGLMDAFHLAYAEARGKRQWGDKDPGNMHRIDRLHRWFPTCRIVHIIRDGRDACLSHRGQSFGVQDLTECADLWREQVEWVRRMGVLLGASRYHELQYEDLVARPEEVLRGVAAFLGLPWAPEMLTYHERVDRSVPEEKRHLWPLLNQRPVADNAGRWREGMTAGERICFERRAGRMLAKLGYETLPSPLPRAPFTELRLLGRRYWRALRARAGA, encoded by the coding sequence ATGACCGCGCCGCCGTTCTTCATTGTCGGCTTCCAGCGCAGCGGCACCACGCTGCTCCGGCTGATGCTGGACAATCACCCCGACATCGCGATCCCGCTCGACACCGTGGGGCTATGGGCCCGCTACGAGGACCGCCTGGCGGACTATGGCGGACTCGCCGACGAGGCCGAGGTCGGCCGCATGGTCCGGGACATCCTGGCCGACGAACGGATCCGGCTGTGGCAGGTCCCGCTGGCGGCGGACCACATCCTTGCCCTCCGGCGCTACCCGGGCCTGCCCGGCCTGATGGATGCGTTCCATCTGGCCTACGCGGAGGCGCGCGGCAAGCGGCAGTGGGGCGACAAGGATCCGGGCAACATGCATCGCATCGACCGGCTGCACCGCTGGTTTCCCACCTGCCGCATCGTGCACATCATCCGTGATGGGCGGGACGCCTGCCTCTCGCATCGGGGACAGTCCTTCGGAGTGCAGGACCTCACCGAGTGCGCCGACCTGTGGCGCGAGCAGGTCGAGTGGGTGCGCCGGATGGGCGTACTCCTCGGCGCCTCCCGGTACCACGAGCTGCAGTACGAGGACCTCGTCGCGCGGCCCGAGGAGGTGCTCCGGGGCGTAGCCGCCTTCCTGGGGCTCCCGTGGGCGCCCGAGATGCTCACCTACCATGAGCGGGTAGACCGCTCGGTCCCCGAGGAGAAGCGCCACCTCTGGCCCTTGCTGAACCAGCGCCCGGTGGCCGACAACGCCGGCCGCTGGCGGGAGGGGATGACCGCGGGCGAGCGGATCTGCTTCGAGCGTCGCGCCGGGCGAATGCTCGCCAAACTGGGGTACGAGACCCTGCCCTCGCCGCTGCCCCGCGCGCCCTTCACGGAACTCCGCCTCCTGGGCCGCCGCTACTGGCGCGCCCTGCGTGCCCGTGCCGGAGCCTGA
- a CDS encoding glycosyltransferase: MPVNRLRVLHVVQNLGYGGMERVFADLVRRLDPSRFESHVLVLSYFGVNAQGLEAFATMHQPFNQGRLSLLRPAAFARVIREIAPSVVHSHQGVWYKTARAARLAGVPWVVHTEHGRQHPDPWTARLIGNLASRLSDVIVPVSQVLLDQMARSVVAHPKRLVLVENGIDTDVYAPRPDDGLLRAELRLAPDVPIIGSIGRLEPIKGYDVMVEAYGEFRRQWDGHPVPVLVIAGDGSQREALLARARELGISDGVHLLGWRDDTTSLLSAFSLFTLCSRSEGTSIGVLEAMSAGLCPVVTDVGGNARVLGEALRHRLVPPVDPPAMARAWRHALGGDAQRARDVAAGRARVLEQFGLDATVRKYETLYQRALPR; encoded by the coding sequence GTGCCGGTGAACCGCCTGCGGGTGCTCCATGTCGTGCAGAACCTGGGGTATGGGGGCATGGAGCGGGTTTTTGCCGACCTGGTGCGGCGCCTGGACCCATCCCGCTTCGAGTCCCATGTGCTGGTGCTCAGCTACTTCGGGGTGAACGCCCAGGGGCTCGAGGCCTTCGCGACAATGCACCAGCCGTTTAATCAGGGGCGCCTGTCACTGCTGCGCCCGGCCGCCTTCGCGCGCGTCATTCGCGAGATTGCCCCGTCGGTGGTGCACAGTCACCAGGGGGTCTGGTACAAGACGGCGCGGGCCGCCCGCCTCGCCGGGGTGCCCTGGGTGGTGCACACCGAGCACGGGCGGCAGCATCCGGATCCGTGGACCGCACGGCTGATCGGCAACCTCGCCTCCCGCCTGAGCGATGTCATCGTCCCGGTGTCGCAGGTGCTGCTGGACCAGATGGCCCGGTCGGTCGTGGCCCACCCGAAACGGTTGGTGCTGGTCGAGAATGGAATCGACACCGACGTCTACGCCCCCCGGCCCGACGATGGCCTGCTGCGGGCCGAGCTCCGGCTCGCCCCCGACGTGCCGATCATCGGCAGCATCGGGCGCCTGGAGCCGATCAAGGGGTACGACGTGATGGTCGAGGCCTACGGGGAGTTCCGGCGCCAGTGGGACGGCCACCCGGTGCCAGTGCTGGTGATTGCCGGGGACGGCAGCCAGCGGGAAGCGCTGCTGGCGCGGGCGCGGGAACTGGGGATCAGCGACGGCGTGCACCTGCTCGGCTGGCGCGACGACACCACCTCACTGCTCTCGGCGTTCAGCCTGTTCACCCTCTGTTCGCGCAGCGAAGGCACTTCCATCGGGGTGCTGGAGGCAATGAGCGCCGGCCTCTGCCCCGTGGTGACCGACGTGGGGGGGAACGCGCGGGTGCTGGGCGAGGCACTGCGGCACCGGCTGGTGCCTCCGGTCGATCCGCCCGCGATGGCGCGCGCCTGGCGCCACGCGCTGGGAGGCGACGCCCAGCGGGCACGCGACGTCGCCGCCGGCCGCGCCCGGGTGCTGGAGCAGTTCGGGCTCGATGCGACCGTGCGCAAGTACGAAACCCTCTACCAACGGGCGTTGCCGCGATGA